From a region of the Canis lupus dingo isolate Sandy chromosome 5, ASM325472v2, whole genome shotgun sequence genome:
- the POLR2A gene encoding DNA-directed RNA polymerase II subunit RPB1: MHGGGPPSGDSACPLRTIKRVQFGVLSPDELKRMSVTEGGIKYPETTEGGRPKLGGLMDPRQGVIERTGRCQTCAGNMTECPGHFGHIELAKPVFHVGFLVKTMKVLRCVCFFCSKLLVDSNNPKIKDILAKSKGQPKKRLTHVYDLCKGKNICEGGEEMDNKFGVEQPEGDEDLTKEKGHGGCGRYQPRIRRSGLELYAEWKHVNEDSQEKKILLSPERVHEIFKRISDEECFVLGMEPRYARPEWMIVTVLPVPPLSVRPAVVMQGSARNQDDLTHKLADIVKINNQLRRNEQNGAAAHVIAEDVKLLQFHVATMVDNELPGLPRAMQKSGRPLKSLKQRLKGKEGRVRGNLMGKRVDFSARTVITPDPNLSIDQVGVPRSIAANMTFAEIVTPFNIDRLQELVRRGNSQYPGAKYIIRDNGDRIDLRFHPKPSDLHLQTGYKVERHMCDGDIVIFNRQPTLHKMSMMGHRVRILPWSTFRLNLSVTTPYNADFDGDEMNLHLPQSLETRAEIQELAMVPRMIVTPQSNRPVMGIVQDTLTAVRKFTKRDVFLERGEVMNLLMFLSTWDGKVPQPAILKPRPLWTGKQIFSLIIPGHINCIRTHSTHPDDEDSGPYKHISPGDTKVVVENGELIMGILCKKSLGTSAGSLVHISYLEMGHDVTRLFYSNIQTVINNWLLIEGHTIGIGDSIADSKTYQDIQNTIKKAKQDVIEVIEKAHNNELEPTPGNTLRQTFENQVNRILNDARDKTGSSAQKSLSEYNNFKSMVVSGAKGSKINISQVIAVVGQQNVEGKRIPFGFKHRTLPHFIKDDYGPESRGFVENSYLAGLTPTEFFFHAMGGREGLIDTAVKTAETGYIQRRLIKSMESVMVKYDATVRNSINQVVQLRYGEDGLAGESVEFQNLATLKPSNKAFEKKFRFDYTNERALRRTLQEDLVKDVLSNAHIQNELEREFERMREDREVLRVIFPTGDSKVVLPCNLLRMIWNAQKIFHINPRLPSDLHPIKVVEGVKELSKKLVIVNGDDPLSRQAQENATLLFNIHLRSTLCSRRMAEEFRLSGEAFDWLLGEIESKFNQAIAHPGEMVGALAAQSLGEPATQMTLNTFHYAGVSAKNVTLGVPRLKELINISKKPKTPSLTVFLLGQSARDAERAKDILCRLEHTTLRKVTANTAIYYDPNPQSTVVAEDQEWVNVYYEMPDFDVARISPWLLRVELDRKHMTDRKLTMEQIAEKINAGFGDDLNCIFNDDNAEKLVLRIRIMNSDENKMQEEEEVVDKMDDDVFLRCIESNMLTDMTLQGIEQISKVYMHLPQTDNKKKIIITEDGEFKALQEWILETDGVSLMRVLSEKDVDPVRTTSNDIVEIFTVLGIEAVRKALERELYHVISFDGSYVNYRHLALLCDTMTCRGHLMAITRHGVNRQDTGPLMKCSFEETVDVLMEAAAHGESDPMKGVSENIMLGQLAPAGTGCFDLLLDAEKCKYGMEIPTNIPGLGAAGPTGMFFGSAPSPMGGISPAMTPWNQGATPAYGAWSPSVGSGMTPGAAGFSPSAASDASGFSPGYSPAWSPTPGSPGSPGPSSPYIPSPGGAMSPSYSPTSPAYEPRSPGGYTPQSPSYSPTSPSYSPTSPSYSPTSPNYSPTSPSYSPTSPSYSPTSPSYSPTSPSYSPTSPSYSPTSPSYSPTSPSYSPTSPSYSPTSPSYSPTSPSYSPTSPSYSPTSPSYSPTSPSYSPTSPSYSPTSPSYSPTSPNYSPTSPNYTPTSPSYSPTSPSYSPTSPNYTPTSPNYSPTSPSYSPTSPSYSPTSPSYSPSSPRYTPQSPTYTPSSPSYSPSSPSYSPTSPKYTPTSPSYSPSSPEYTPTSPKYSPTSPKYSPTSPKYSPTSPTYSPTTPKYSPTSPTYSPTSPVYTPTSPKYSPTSPTYSPTSPKYSPTSPTYSPTSPKGSTYSPTSPGYSPTSPTYSLTSPAISPDDSDEEN, encoded by the exons AAACGAATGTCTGTGACAGAGGGCGGTATCAAATACCCCGAGACGACGGAGGGAGGCCGCCCCAAGCTTGGGGGGCTGATGGACCCAAGGCAGGGGGTGATTGAGCGGACTGGCCGCTGCCAAACCTGTGCAG GAAACATGACAGAGTGTCCTGGCCACTTTGGCCACATCGAGCTGGCCAAGCCCGTGTTTCACGTGGGCTTCCTGGTGAAGACGATGAAGGTTTTGCGCTGTGTCTGCTTCTTCTGCTCCAAGTTGCTTGTGGACTCT AACAACCCAAAGATCAAGGACATCCTGGCCAAGTCCAAGGGGCAGCCCAAGAAGCGGCTCACCCACGTGTATGACCTGTGCAAGGGCAAGAACATCTGCGAAGGCGGTGAGGAGATGGATAACAAGTTCGGGGTGGAGCAGCCCGAGGGTGATGAGGACTTGACCAAAGAAAAG GGCCATGGGGGCTGCGGACGATACCAGCCCCGCATCCGGCGCTCAGGCCTGGAGCTGTATGCCGAGTGGAAGCATGTCAATGAGGACTCCCAGGAGAAGAAGATCCTGCTGAGTCCTGAGCGAGTACATGAAATCTTCAAGCGCATCTCAGACGAAGAGTGttttgtgctgggcatggagccccgCTACGCCCGGCCTGAGTGGATGATTGTCACTGTGCTGCCCGTGCCCCCGCTGTCTGTGCGGCCTGCCGTGGTGATGCAGGGCTCTGCCCGCAACCAG GATGACTTGACCCACAAGCTGGCGGATATCGTGAAGATCAACAATCAGTTGCGGCGCAATGAGCAAAACGGTGCAGCGGCCCACGTCATCGCAGAGGATGTGAAGCTCCTCCAGTTCCATGTGGCCACGATGGTGGACAATGAGCTGCCTGGCCTGCCCCGG GCCATGCAGAAGTCTGGGCGTCCCCTCAAGTCCCTGAAGCAGCGGTTGAAGGGCAAGGAAGGCCGAGTCCGAGGGAACCTGATGGGCAAGCGAGTGGACTTCTCAGCCCGCACCGTCATCACTCCCGACCCCAACCTTTCCATCGACCAGGTCGGTGTGCCTCGCTCCATTGCTGCCAACATGACCTTTGCAGAGATCGTCACGCCCTTCAACATCGACAG acTTCAGGAATTGGTGCGCAGGGGGAACAGCCAGTACCCAGGGGCCAAGTACATCATCCGAGACAATGGCGATCGCATTGACCTGCGTTTCCACCCAAAGCCCAGTGACCTTCATTTGCAGACTGGCTATAAG GTGGAACGGCACATGTGCGATGGAGACATTGTCATCTTCAACCGGCAGCCGACTTTGCACAAGATGTCCATGATGGGGCATCGGGTCCGCATCCTCCCCTGGTCTACTTTTCGCTTAAATCTGAG TGTAACAACTCCATACAATGCTGACTTTGATGGGGATGAGATGAACTTGCACCTGCCACAGTCTCTGGAGACTCGGGCAGAGATCCAGGAGCTCGCCATGGTGCCGCGCATGATTGTCACCCCCCAGAGCAATCGCCCCGTCATGGGCATCGTGCAGGACACGCTCACAGCTGTGCGCAAATTCACAAAGAGAGATGTCTTCCTGGAGCGG GGGGAAGTTATGAACCTTTTGATGTTCTTGTCCACGTGGGATGGGAAGGTCCCGCAGCCGGCCATCCTGAAGCCTCGTCCCCTGTGGACAGGCAAACAGATCTTCTCCCTCATCATACCAGGCCACATCAACTGCATCCGCACCCACAGCACCCATCCCGACGACGAGGACAGTGGTCCTTACAAACACATCTCTCCAGGGGACACCAAG GTGGTAGTGGAGAACGGGGAGCTGATCATGGGCATCCTGTGTAAGAAATCTCTGGGTACGTCAGCCGGCTCGCTGGTCCACATTTCTTACCTGGAGATGGGCCATGACGTCACTCGTCTCTTCTACTCCAACATTCAGACAGTCATTAACAACTGGCTTCTCATCGAGG GTCATACCATTGGCATTGGGGACTCCATTGCGGACTCAAAGACCTACCAGGACATTCAGAACACTATTAAGAAGGCTAAGCAGGATGTGATAGAG GTCATTGAGAAGGCTCATAACAATGAGCTGGAGCCCACCCCCGGGAACACTCTGCGGCAGACCTTTGAGAACCAGGTGAACCGCATTCTCAACGATGCCCGAGATAAGACTGGCTCCTCTGCCCAGAAGTCCTTGTCTGAGTACAACAACTTTAAGTCCATGGTCGTGTCTGGGGCCAAAGGTTCCAAGATCAACATCTCCCAG GTCATCGCTGTAGTCGGGCAGCAGAACGTGGAGGGCAAGCGGATCCCATTTGGATTCAAGCACCGGACCCTGCCTCATTTCATCAAGGATGACTACGGGCCAGAGAGCCGAGGCTTTGTGGAGAATTCCTACCTGGCCGGCCTCACGCCTACCGAGTTCTTCTTCCATGCCATGGGGGGTCGCGAGGGGCTTATCGACACGGCCGTCAAGACTGCTGAAACTG GGTACATCCAGCGGCGGCTCATCAAGTCCATGGAGTCGGTGATGGTGAAGTATGATGCTACTGTGCGAAACTCCATCAACCAGGTGGTGCAGCTGCGCTATGGCGAGGACGGCCTGGCTGGCGAGAGCGTCGAGTTCCAGAACCTGGCTACCCTTAAGCCATCCAACAAGGCTTTTGAGAAGAA GTTCCGCTTTGACTACACAAACGAGAGGGCCCTGCGGCGCACTCTGCAGGAGGACCTGGTGAAGGACGTGCTGAGCAATGCGCACATTCAGAACGAGTTAGAGCGAGAATTCGAGCGCATGCGTGAGGACAGGGAGGTGCTCAGGGTCATCTTCCCGACTGGCGACAGCAAG GTCGTCCTCCCCTGTAACCTGCTGCGTATGATCTGGAACGCTCAGAAAATCTTCCACATCAACCCTCGCCTTCCCTCCGACTTGCACCCCATCAAGGTGGTAGAGG GAGTCAAGGAATTGAGCAAGAAACTCGTAATTGTGAACGGGGATGACCCCCTGAGCAGGCAAGCTCAGGAGAATGCCACACTTCTCTTCAACATCCACTTGCGCTCCACACTGTGCTCCCGCCGCATGGCTGAGGAGTTCCGGCTCAGCGGGGAGGCCTTCGACTGGCTGCTTGGAGAGATCGAGTCCAAGTTCAATCAAGCCATT GCCCATCCTGGGGAGATGGTGGGAGCCCTGGCTGCACAGTCCCTTGGAGAACCTGCCACCCAGATGACCTTGAATACCTTTCACTATGCTGGTGTGTCTGCCAAAAACGTGACCCTGGGTGTGCCCCGACTCAAGGAACTCATCAACATTTCCAAGAAGCCAAAGACGCCTTCACTTACTGTCTTCCTGCTGGGCCAGTCTGCTCGAGATGCTGAGAGAGCCAAG GACATTCTGTGCCGTCTGGAACATACAACATTGAGGAAGGTGACCGCCAACACAGCCATCTACTACGACCCCAACCCCCAGAGCACTGTCGTGGCAGAGGATCAGGAATGGGTGAATGTCTACTATGAGATGCCGGACTTTGACGTGGCCCGAATCTCGCCCTGGCTCTTGCGGGTGGAGCTGGACCGGAAGCACATGACAGACCGGAAGCTGACCATGGAGCAGATTGCTGAGAAGATCAATGCTG GTTTCGGCGATGACTTGAACTGCATCTTTAACGACGACAACGCTGAGAAGCTGGTGCTCCGAATCCGCATCATGAACAGCGATGAAAACAAGATGCAAGAG GAGGAAGAGGTGGTGGACAAAATGGATGATGACGTCTTCCTGCGCTGCATCGAGTCCAATATGCTGACTGACATGACCCTGCAGGGCATTGAGCAGATTAGCAAG GTGTATATGCACCTGCCACAGACGGACAACAAGAAGAAGATCATTATCACCGAAGACGGGGAATTCAAGGCTCTGCAGGAGTGGATCCTTGAGACGGACGGCGTGAGCCTGATGCGGGTGCTGAGCGAGAAGGACGTGGACCCTGTCCGTACCACGTCCAACGACATTGTGGAGATCTTCACG GTGCTGGGCATTGAAGCTGTGCGGAAGGCCCTGGAGCGGGAGCTGTACCACGTCATCTCCTTTGACGGCTCCTACGTCAATTACCGCCACTTGGCACTCCTGTGTGATACCATGACCTGCCGGGGCCACTTGATGGCCATCACCCGCCATGGTGTCAATCGCCAGGATACTGGGCCTCTCATGAAGTGCTCCTTTGAGGAAACG GTGGACGTGCTTATGGAAGCAGCTGCTCACGGAGAGAGTGACCCCATGAAGGGGGTGTCTGAGAACATCATGCTGGGTCAGCTGGCCCCGGCTGGCACCGGCTGCTTTGATCTCCTGCTCGATGCTGAGAAGTGCAAGTATGGCATGGAGATCCCCACCAACATCCCTGGCCTGGGGGCTGCCGGAC CCACTGGCATGTTCTTTGGATCGGCACCTAGTCCCATGGGAGGAATTTCTCCTGCCATGACTCCCTGGAACCAGGGGGCAACTCCAGCCTATGGTGCCTGGTCCCCTAGTGTCG GAAGCGGAATGACGCCGGGGGCAGCCGGCTTCTCTCCCAGTGCTGCGTCAGATGCCAGTGGCTTCAGCCCAGGCTACTCTCCTGCCTGGTCTCCCACGCCGGGCTCGCCTGGGTCACCGGGCCCCTCCAGCCCCTACATCCCCTCACCAG GTGGCGCTATGTCTCCCAGCTACTCACCGACATCGCCTGCCTATGAGCCTCGCTCCCCTGGGGGCTATACACCCCAGAGTCCCTCCTATTCCCCTACTTCGCCCTCCTACTCCCCCACCTCTCCGTCCTACTCTCCAACTAGTCCCAACTATAGTCCCACATCACCCAGCTACTCCCCAACTTCTCCCAGCTACTCCCCAACTTCTCCCAGCTACTCCCCAACTTCTCCCAGCTACTCCCCAACTTCTCCCAGCTActccccaacctctcccagctaCTCCCCCACCTCGCCCAGCTATTCCCCCACCTCGCCCAGCTACTCCCCCACCTCGCCCAGCTACTCTCCCACCTCACCCAGCTactcccccacctctcccagctACTCCCCCACATCCCCAAGCTACTCGCCCACATCCCCAAGCTACTCGCCCACATCCCCAAGCTATTCCCCGACATCTCCGAGCTACTCGCCAACCAGCCCTAACTATTCTCCAACCAGTCCCAATTATACCCCGACGTCACCCAGCTATAGCCCAACGTCACCCAGCTACTCCCCAACTAGTCCCAACTACACGCCCACGAGCCCTAACTACAGCCCAACGTCTCCGAGCTATTCTCCAACTTCCCCCAGCTACTCCCCAACCTCACCAAGCTACTCCCCATCAAGCCCACGATACACACCACAGTCTCCAACTTATACCCCAAGCTCCCCCAGCTAcagccccagctcccccagctACAGCCCCACCTCGCCGAAGTACACCCCCACCAGTCCCTCCTACAGCCCCAGCTCCCCAGAGTACACCCCGACCTCCCCCAAATACTCCCCCACCAGCCCGAAATActcacccacctcccccaagTACTCCCCCACCAGCCCCACCTACTCACCCACCACCCCAAAATACTCCCCAACATCTCCTACTTACTCGCCGACCTCTCCAGTCTATACCCCTACCTCTCCCAAGTACTCGCCTACTAGCCCCACCTACTCGCCCACCTCCCCCAAGTACTCACCCACCAGCCCCACCTACTCACCCACCTCCCCCAAAGGCTCCACCTACTCACCCACTTCCCCTGGCTACTCACCCACCAGCCCCACTTACAGCCTCACCAGCCCAGCCATCAGCCCAGATGACAGTGATGAGGAGAACTGA